The nucleotide sequence CTTCTGGAGGTCGAAGAGATCGAGATCCTCGATTGTGGCGCCTACCTGGAGAGCGCCCTCCAGGGACGCTTCGCCCTTGGCGACGAGCTTCGCGTAGAGCGCGGCCAGTTCGGGATCGGTGAAGGCGCCGGTGACGTCATCCACCACCGGGTCTTTGAGCTCATAACGGGTGATGAGCAAAGCAACGTGATCCATGTGGTTTTGCTCGGCGAGGGCAATGTTGTCGAAGACGGGGAGGTCCCACTTCCGGCCGAGCGTGGTGTAGACGTCACGCGCGAGCTTCTCGTCCTCGCGGATTCGCATCACCGCCGTGCGCTCGGCATCACCGAGTTCCTGACTGGGCAGGCTCTCGAACCGCGTGCCAAGGGTGCTTCCGCACACACCACCGCCCGCCCCCTTGCCCTGACCCTGACGTTTGCATTGACCCGCAGCGTCAGACACTGGACCGCCCGTCAGCAGAACCGCGATGACGAGCAGGCTCGATACCGTGAAACGCTTCATCTTCCTCCTCCTGATTCTCCCCGACCGGAGTGCTGGCAGTAGCTTCGGGGGCTCTTCCC is from Acidobacteriota bacterium and encodes:
- a CDS encoding DUF2202 domain-containing protein, producing the protein MKRFTVSSLLVIAVLLTGGPVSDAAGQCKRQGQGKGAGGGVCGSTLGTRFESLPSQELGDAERTAVMRIREDEKLARDVYTTLGRKWDLPVFDNIALAEQNHMDHVALLITRYELKDPVVDDVTGAFTDPELAALYAKLVAKGEASLEGALQVGATIEDLDLFDLQKMIDASDNQDIHLVANNLAKGSRNHIRAFTKVMSKKGYQAYAAQYLTQEKVDQIIAAERERRVVYDETGAAIVVAGAGGHCARTTGQGGCKDQGQGQGQGKGKCKGRGQGQGRGCCRGAGPAPEEG